A region of Piscinibacter gummiphilus DNA encodes the following proteins:
- a CDS encoding ATP-binding protein encodes MPIQTRPQTSVPSPDPMWLSDGAPAPAPAWRPSVARPPVLQAPPKLLAKVGEAFATSLAVLQDQLRNGDPHDFEAGLAELARLENLGLQVQQLARMMSHDGTQSAEAVDLGDALSRAIALWSPSAAARGVTLSQPDETTARVQVDPAVLEQLLDLAIELALEAGDSLVVRVRPQPASRQVLLLIDVHHGGPITSAVSGDTTDEGADNLRWLMLHQVARSGGIGARREHSGSMLSVALTFPLAALGSWYGPAEPAAVQEMGSSV; translated from the coding sequence ATGCCGATCCAGACCCGCCCGCAGACCTCCGTGCCGTCGCCCGATCCCATGTGGCTCTCCGACGGTGCACCCGCCCCGGCCCCCGCCTGGCGGCCCTCCGTCGCCCGGCCTCCGGTGCTCCAGGCACCACCGAAGCTGCTGGCCAAGGTGGGGGAAGCCTTCGCCACCTCGCTGGCCGTGCTGCAGGATCAACTGCGCAACGGCGATCCGCATGATTTCGAAGCGGGTCTCGCCGAACTGGCCCGGCTCGAGAACCTGGGGCTGCAGGTCCAGCAGTTGGCCCGCATGATGAGCCACGATGGCACGCAGTCGGCCGAGGCCGTCGACCTGGGCGACGCGCTGTCGCGGGCCATCGCGCTGTGGTCGCCGTCGGCCGCGGCCCGTGGTGTCACGCTGAGCCAGCCCGACGAGACCACCGCCCGCGTGCAGGTGGACCCCGCGGTGCTCGAGCAGCTGCTCGACCTCGCGATCGAGCTGGCGCTGGAAGCCGGCGATTCCCTCGTGGTGCGCGTGCGGCCGCAGCCGGCATCGCGCCAGGTGCTGCTGCTGATCGACGTGCATCACGGCGGCCCCATCACGTCGGCGGTGTCGGGGGATACCACCGACGAAGGTGCCGACAACCTGCGCTGGCTGATGCTGCACCAGGTGGCACGCAGCGGCGGCATCGGCGCGCGCCGTGAACACTCCGGCAGCATGCTGAGCGTGGCGCTGACGTTCCCGCTGGCCGCGCTGGGCTCCTGGTACGGTCCGGCGGAGCCGGCCGCCGTTCAGGAGATGGGCAGCTCGGTGTAG